GTCGATCTCGACACGCGCCATCTCGACGCCGGCCGTGCCGCGAACCTGGAGGTCCAGGAAGCCGACATCACGGACGAGGACTACGCCCCCGGCAGCTTCGACCTCATCCACGCCCGCTACCTGTTCTGCCATCTCGCCGCCCGCGACGAGATGGTGGCGCGGGTCGGCCGCTGGCTCGCCCCCGGCGGCTGGCTCGTCATCGAAGAGCCCTTCCACCTGCCCGGTGCCACCTCCCCCTTCCCCGTGATGCGGCGCATCCTCGACGCCTACCAGCGCATGTACCACGAGCACGGCGCCGACCTCACCTGGGTCCGGGGCCTGCCCGCCCTCCTGGCCGGCAGCGGTCTGACCGATGTCGCCTTCGCCGCGAACCCCGCCTTCATGGGCGGACTCGACAAGGACCGCTGGCGCCCGCTCATCGACCAGGCCGCACCCACCCTCCTCGCCGACGGTCTGATCACGGAAGCCGACCTGGCGGAGTTCCACACCCTCCTCAAGGACCCGGCCTTCATCGACATCCCGCAGATGACCCTGTCCGCATGGGCCCGTCGCCCGGCGGAGGCACCGTCCGCGGACGGGCCGGTCTGAAGCCACCGGGAGTGGGGACCGCCGCCGAGTGCGTGCCGGGCGCGGAATCGTTCCTCATCGGTCCGCGGGGGGGGGCGCCCGGCGGACCGATGCGGCCTGCGACGGTACGAGCCCTGGGCGCCGACGCCCCGCCGGGTGCGGTGCCCCGCCGTGTATGACGCCCCGCCAAGTGCGGCGCCCACCCCCCGCGGAATGATCACAGGATGAGGAACGACGATCCGCGCCCGCACCTGCCCACCACCGAGTCCGCCGTCACGGCCATCCGTGCGATCGCGGCCGAGTACCGCCTCGACCTGACCGTCACGGACGACATCGGCGCGGACCGGACCTCCCGCCGTACCGCGGCCGGGGCGTTCACCGTCCTGGACGCGGACGGCTCGCTGCCGCACGAGGCCTTCGTGGAACTGGGCGGATCGCCCGCGGTCACCGTCCAGGTCTTCCCCGAGGACGATGCGAAGGTCACCGTGGACGGGGTGGAGTTCGCCGATGTCCCGCGGGACGCGGTGCCGGCGTTCCTGCGCTCGGTGTACGGCGGGCGGGCCCACGTCAAGGCGCGGTTCTTCCCGCCGGGCGAGTGGCTGATCGTGCCACTGCCCGGCGACGAGACCTACAAGGAGCTGATCTTCCCCGGCGGGCTCAGCCCCTGGCTCGCGCGCAGCGTCCGCTGAGGCGGGGAGGGCGGCGGGCAACGCTGCCGGCGTCCTCCCTCCGCCCCTCATGGGCGGCCGTCACCTGGGCGGTTGATGGCCTCCCGGCAGCAGGGTGCCCGGCTCCGGGGCGGCCACCTCGACGCCCTCCACCTTGGGATTGCGCCGCTGCCGCTTGGAGACCCAGTAGGCCAGCCAGGAGAGCAGCATGCACATCCCGATGTAGATCGGCGAGATGATCATGACGACGGGGATGAACGGCAGGTCGTAGTCGAGGTTGGAGGCGATCAGCTTGCCGGCGTGCAGGAACTCCTCGTAGGTGATGAGGTAGCCGAGCGAGGTGTCCTTCAGGGCGACCACCAGCTGGCTGATGATCGCCGGGAGCATCGCCCGGACCGCCTGCGGCACCAGGACGTGCGTCATGACCTGGGTCTTGCCCATGCCGAGCGCATAAGCGGCCTCCCGCTGGCCGCGGTCGACGGAGTGGACGCCGGTACGGAAGACCTCGGCGAGCACCGAGCCGTTGTAGAGGGTCAGGCCGGCGACCAGCGCGATCAGCGGCTCGGCCTTCAGCGCCACATAGATGAAGAAGATCATGACCAGTACGGGCATGGCGCGGAAGAACTCCACCAGCAGCGTGCACACCCAGCGCAGGGCCCGGTGTTCCGAGAGCCGGCCGGTCGCCAGCACCCCGCCCAGCGCCAGCGACAGCACCGCCGCGAGGGCGAAGGCCTTCAGGGTGTTGCCGAGGCCCCGTAGCAGCAGCTCCTGAATTCCCTTGTAGGTGAAGGGAGTCCACTTCGGCGCGGTGAACTGGCCGGTGGCGAAGAGGAGGTAGAGGACCCAGCCGATCAGGGCGAGGATCAGCACCGTCGAGACCAGCCCGTAGAGCCGGTGCCGCGCTTTGGTCCGCGGGCCGGGGACGTCGTAGAGGGCGGTGGTCATCGAGCGACTCCGTAGCGCTTCTCCAGCACGTTGAAGAGCGCGCTGATGGTCAAGGTCACGATCAGGTAGCCGACGGCGATCCAGACGAAGGTCCAGATGATGCTGTAGCCCAGTTCGCTGAGCGGCTTGTAGACCCCGAGGAGTTCGGTGACGCTGAACGCGCCGGCGATCGCGGAGTTCTTGGCCAGCGCGATCAGGGTGGAGCCGATGGGCGGGATGACGGACCGGAAGGCCTGCGGGAGGACGATCCCGCCCAGCGTCTGCGGGAAGGTCATGCCCAGGCTGCGGGCCGCCTCGCCCTGCCCGACCGGCACGGTGTTGATGCCGGAGCGCACCGCCTCGCAGATGAAGGCGGAGGTGTAGCAGCCCAGCGCGAGGATGGCGAAGAGGTTGAAGGGCAGGACGAAGCCGAAGCGTGGCAGGCCCAGCACCACCGCGAAGAACAGCAGCGTCAGCGGCGTGTTGCGCAGCACCGTCACCCATGCCGTGCCGAAGGCCCGCAGCGAGCCGACCGGCGCCACCCGGAACGCGGCCATCAGGAAACCGAGGACGAGCGCGAGCAGCGAGGCGAAGACGGTGAGTTCGACGGTGCCCAGCAGGCCCTTCCCGTAGAGGGAGAGGTTGTCGAGGAGAACGTTCATCGGTCAGTTCCTTGGCGGCTCAGGACGCCGGGTAGCGGTTGATCGGGGGCGGCTTGGGGGCGGGCACGCCGGACGTCCCGAGGGTCGCCTCGTACGCCTTCTGCCAGTTGCCGTTCTTCTCGTTCGCGGCGAGCGCGTCATCCAGCGCGAGCCGCAGCGCGTTGTCTCCCCGGGGAACGCCGATGCCGTACGGCTCCTCGGAGAACGGCTTGCCGACCACCTTCAGCTCGTCGGGCACCTTGGCGGCGTACCCCAGCAGGATCGCGTCGTCGGTGGTGACCGCGTCGACCTGGTAGGTGAGCAGGTTGTCCACGCACACCGAGTAGGTGTCGTAGGAGACCAGTACGGCCTTGGGGTACTCGGCCTGGATGCGCTGGTAGGGGGTCGAGCCGGCCGCCGAGCAGACGCGTTTGCCGGCCAGATCCTGGGGGCCGTGGATGTCGTTCTCGTCGGCGCGCACCAGCAGCGACTGGCCCGCCATGTAGTAGGGACCGGCGAAGCCCACCAGCTTCTTGCGCTTGTCGTTGATGGTGTAGGTGCCGACGTAGAGGTCGATCTGGCCGTTCTGGAGGGCGGTCTCGCGGTTGGCGGAGGCGATCGTCTTGAACTCGATGGTGTGGGGAGGGAAGCCGAGGGCGGCGGACATCATCTTGGCGATCTCGATGTCGAAGCCGGTGTACTGGCCAGAGGCCGGGTCCCGCTCGCCGAGGTAGGGCTGGTCCTCCTTGACGCCGATGACGAGATGGCCGCGGCGCTTGGCCTTCGTCCAGGTCGGGGAGTCGGGCAGCGAGAAGTTCTTGGCGACCGGGTACTGCGGCAGTTCGCTGCCCTTGGGGCCCTTGGCCGGCGGGCTCCCTTCCCGGCCGCAGCCGGAGAGGGCCAGCGCGAGCACGGCGAACACGACGAGCACGCGGCCCACGAGGGCACGGCGCAGGGGCGAGGAGTGGCTGTGCGGCATCACGGCACCCCCGTCAGTGCTTGAGGATCTTGGAGAGGAAGTCCTTCGCCCGTTCGCTGCGCGGCGCGGTGAAGAAGTCCTCGGGGGTGCGGTCCTCGACGATGCGGCCGTCGTCCATGAACACCACACGGTTGGCGGCGGAGCGGGCGAAGCCCATCTCATGGGTGACCACGACCATCGTCATGCCGTCCCGGGCGAGCTGCCGCATGACTTCCAGCACCTCGTTGATCATCTCCGGGTCGAGGGCGGAGGTCGGTTCGTCGAAGAGCAGCGCCTTGGGGTCCATGGCGAGTGCCCGGGCGATGGCGACGCGCTGCTGCTGGCCGCCGGAGAGCTGCGCCGGGTACTTGTCGGCCTGGGAGGCGAGCCCCACCCGGTCCAGGAGTTCACGGGCGCGCCGCGCGGCCTCGTCCTTCTTCTTCTTCCGGACCTTCATCGGCGCCAGCATCAGGTTGTCCAGCACCGTCTTGTGGGCGAAGAGGTTGAAGGACTGGAAGACCATGCCGACTTCGGCACGCAACTGGGCCAGCGCGCGGCCCTCTTCGGGCAGCGGCTGCCCGTCCAGCTCGATGGCGCCCGACTCGACGGTCTCCAGGCGGTTGATGGCCCGGCACAGGGTGGACTTCCCGGACCCGGAGGGCCCGATGACCACGACCACCTCCCCGCGGCCGACGGTGAGGTCGATGTCCCGCAGGACATGCAGTTTTCCGTAGTGCTTGTTGACCCCGCGCAGTTCAATCAGCGCATCACCGGCCATATGCAGACCTGCCCACTCTCATCCGTACAGCGGAGAGCCCGCAACCTACCGGGGGGAACAGGGCGCTTCTTCACTGACACGCACGCATGCACGGAGATGGGCGGATAAATCAGGGTTACGGATGAACCTTCCGCACGGCCGGCGCGGGGCTGCCGCCCGCGCTCCCGACCACCGGGGTCAGCTCTCCGAGGCCTCGGCGTAGACCTGCGACAACTCGGGCGCGCCGACATCGGCCCACTCGTGACCCGTGGCCACCACGTCGATCTCCCGCCCGGACGCCAGCCGGACCACCGGCTGCCCGTCCGGCCATACGTGCCAGACGGCGCCGCGCACCGTGCGGACCAGGACCGTGCCGAGGTAGAGACCGGCGTCGTTGCCGAGCCAGGGCAGCACCTCCGGGTCGTCCCGCCATACGGGCTGCAGCTGGTCCAGCGCCTCCAACGACCCTACGGAGTCGTCCAGTTCCACGCCCGCGGTGGCGGCCTGGGCCCGCAGGAGTTCGCACTCGGACAGCAGCTCCACGACGCTGTCGGGATCGGCGCGCACCGACTCCGCCAGCGGTACGGACCGGTGTGCGCGCTGCCGCTTGCGCCACCTGTCCAGGAAAGACATGTTCATGGTCTGCAGGGTCCCACCCGCCCTGTGGTCGCGGCCACAGGCGCGCGGCACACCCGTGCCCCGTTCGTCACCTTGACGCCTCCCCCGCGCCTTCCTACCTTCATGGCGCTCGGATCGGATCTGCTGGATCCCAGGAACCCCCCAGCCCCTTCGCGGGACCGGCCTGGAACGCAGTGCACACCTGCCCGTTGGCGCCAACCGGAGGGATACGGACCGATGCGTGGACGACGATGGGGCACCGCCCTGGTCCTGCTGCTCACCGCGACCGCACTGCCGGCCACCGATGCCGGAACCGCGACGGCCGTCGCGGCGCACCGCCCGCGCCTCCCACTGCCCTTGGCGCGACTCTTCGACAACCGGGCCGTCAGCGACAACTCCCGGCCCGGCGCGGCCGACTTCGACGGTGCGGGCCACTCGCTGTCCGCTCAGGACCTCGCGGCGGCCGGCTGGTCGCCCGGGAGCACCCCGACCCTCGACGGAGCCCGGCTCCGCCTGCCGCGCACCGCGCCCGGAACGCCGGACAACGTGGTGGCGGACGGTCAGCAGGTGACCGTGGGCGGCCGGGGCGAGGCGCTCACCTTCCTGGTCGCCGGGACGGGCGGTGCCCCCTCGGGCACCGGGACCGTGCGCTACCGGGACGGCTCGCACAGCAGCTATGAACTCACCGCCCCCGACTGGCGGTCGGGGCCGCTCGCCACCAAGGCGGTGACGCTGCCGCATATCAACGGTCCGGGCGGGCAGCTGCCCGGGGCGGCCCGGCTGTATGCGGTGACCGTGGCGCTGCGGGCGGGGCGGGAGCTGAGCTCGGTGGTGCTGCCCGAGCCGGCCGCCGCGTCCGGCGCGCTGCATGTGTTCGCGGTGTCCGTACGGGACAGCGGGCGCGGCAGGACCGGGAGTTGGGCCGCGAGCACGGCCGGCTACCGGGCGGTCGGCCCCTGGACCGACCGTACGCTGCGACTGGTGGTGCACAGCGGCGCGGGCGGGCCGCGGGCGCGCATACGGATCGCCAACACCTTCGCCGCCGCGCCGGTGGACATCGGAGCGGCCAGCATCGCGGTGCGTGGCGCGGGGGCGGCGGCGGACCGCGCGCCGGTACCGCTGACCTTCGCGAAGGGGCACCGGGGCGTGCGCGTTCCGGCCGGGGCCGAGGCGTTCAGCGATCCCGTCGACTTCACCGTCCCGGCCGGCACCGACCTCGTGGTGAGCATCCATTTGCCGGGGACGGTGACGGCGGCGCCGGTGCACCAGGAGGCGGCCCAGCTGTCGTACCTGAGCGCCGCGGGCAGCGGGGACCGCACCGCGGACACCACGGGCGCGGCCTACCCGGAGACGATGACCTTCTGGCCGTTCCTGACGGGCGTCGATGTCGCGGGCGGCCCCGGCTCGATCGTGGCCCTGGGCGATTCGATCACCGACGGGGTGAAGTCGACGAGCGGCGCCAACCGGCGCTGGCCCGATGTGCTGGCCCGCCGCTTCCAGGCGCAGCACGCGCTGCCCCGCTACGGCGTGGTCAACCAGGGCATCTCGGCGAACCGCATCGTCACCGACCGCTATCCGGGCGACGGGGTCAGCACGGACACCGGAGGGGTGAGCGCCCAGCACCGGCTGGAGCGCGATGTGCTGGCGCAGCCCTCGGCGCGGACGGTGGTGGTGTTCGAGGGCATCAACGATGTGCGCTGGGGGACCTCGGCCGATGAGGTCATCGCCGGGCTGCGGGCCCTTGCGCGGCGTTCGCACGAGCGGGGGCTGCGGGTGGTGGTGGCGACCGTCGCGCCGTGCGAGGGCTACCCCGACTGCAGCCCGGCCGTGGAGGCCCGCCGCCAGGCCGTCAACGCGTTCGTACGCGACCAGGCCGGCACGGTCTTCGACGCCACGCTGGACTTCGACGCGGTGCTCCGCGATCCGCAGCGGCCCGCCCGGCTGCTGCCCGCCTACGACAGCGGTGACCACCTCCACCCCGGCGACACGGGCCTGGAGGCACTCGGCAACGCCGTGGACCTCCGGGCGCTGGTGCCGGAGCGGGACTGACGCCGTAGCGGGCCCGACGGCGCGGGCCCGTCGGCGGGCGGTGCGGGCAGGCCGCACCGGCTCCCGTCGGCGGCAGGTCGCCCCGGAGCGGGCCGCCCTAGACGTCGAGGTCCACCACGACCGGGGCGTGGTCCGAGGCGCCCTTGCCCTTGCGCTCCTCACGGTCCACATAGGCGTCCGAGACGGCCTTGGCGAACGGCTCGTTGCCGTAGACGAGGTCGATGCGCATCCCGCGGTTCTTGGGGAAGGCGAGCTGGCGGTAGTCCCAGTAGGTGTAGGGCCGGTCGTACTTGAGGGGGCGCGGCACGACGTCCGACAGACCCGCCTCGCGCAGGGCGGTCAGGGCGGCGCGCTCGGCGGGCGTGACATGGGTGGCGCCCTCGAAGACGGCCGGGTCCCAGACGTCCTCGTCGGTCGGTGCGACGTTGTAGTCGCCGAGGACAGCGAACGGGCGGGAGCCCGCCGCGTCCTCGGCGACCGCCGCCTTCAGCGCCTCGAACCAGCCGAGCTTGTAGGTGTAGTGCGCATGACCGACCTCGCGGCCGTTGGGGACGTACACCGACCACACCCGGGCCGGGCCGCAGGTCGCCGAGACGGCCCGCGGCTCCTGCACCCCGTCGTACTCCGGGCCGCCGGGCAGGCCCATGACGACGTCGTCGAGACCCACCTTGGACACCAGCGCCACGCCGTTCCACCTGCCGTCGGCGTTGACCGCGGCTTCGTAGCCGAGCTCGCGCAGCTGGTCGTACGGGAACTGCTCGGCGGTGCACTTGGTCTCCTGGATGCACAGCACGTCCGTGCCGGTGCTCTCCAGCCAGGCCAGCAGCCTCGGGAGGCGGGCGGTGATCGAATTGACGTTCCAGGTCGCGATGCGCATGCCTGCAAACCTACCGCGCGGCACTGACAGCCGGCCCTCAGCGCAAGCCGGTGCTGTGGCCCGGGGTGAGACGGCCGTGGTCGGTACCGCCCAGCTTGTCGATCATGGAGTCGTAGATCGGGCGGGCATGGTCCTGGAGCAGGCTGTCGTGGATGTCGATGGCCCGACGCGGCGCGACCTCGCGCACATAGTCGATGATCTCGGCGACCTTGTTCCAGGGGGCGTGGACGGGCAGCAGCAGGGTGTCGACCGTACGCCCCTCCGGGACGGTGAGGGCGT
This portion of the Streptomyces caniferus genome encodes:
- a CDS encoding class I SAM-dependent methyltransferase; this translates as MTPQSARTPYTSGMLSNDAGRERDRLTSIQGSVDTFTTGILDRLPVEASWNCLELGAGAGSIAYWLAGRCPEGRVVGVDLDTRHLDAGRAANLEVQEADITDEDYAPGSFDLIHARYLFCHLAARDEMVARVGRWLAPGGWLVIEEPFHLPGATSPFPVMRRILDAYQRMYHEHGADLTWVRGLPALLAGSGLTDVAFAANPAFMGGLDKDRWRPLIDQAAPTLLADGLITEADLAEFHTLLKDPAFIDIPQMTLSAWARRPAEAPSADGPV
- a CDS encoding amino acid ABC transporter permease; this translates as MTTALYDVPGPRTKARHRLYGLVSTVLILALIGWVLYLLFATGQFTAPKWTPFTYKGIQELLLRGLGNTLKAFALAAVLSLALGGVLATGRLSEHRALRWVCTLLVEFFRAMPVLVMIFFIYVALKAEPLIALVAGLTLYNGSVLAEVFRTGVHSVDRGQREAAYALGMGKTQVMTHVLVPQAVRAMLPAIISQLVVALKDTSLGYLITYEEFLHAGKLIASNLDYDLPFIPVVMIISPIYIGMCMLLSWLAYWVSKRQRRNPKVEGVEVAAPEPGTLLPGGHQPPR
- a CDS encoding amino acid ABC transporter permease; the protein is MNVLLDNLSLYGKGLLGTVELTVFASLLALVLGFLMAAFRVAPVGSLRAFGTAWVTVLRNTPLTLLFFAVVLGLPRFGFVLPFNLFAILALGCYTSAFICEAVRSGINTVPVGQGEAARSLGMTFPQTLGGIVLPQAFRSVIPPIGSTLIALAKNSAIAGAFSVTELLGVYKPLSELGYSIIWTFVWIAVGYLIVTLTISALFNVLEKRYGVAR
- a CDS encoding glutamate ABC transporter substrate-binding protein, whose protein sequence is MPHSHSSPLRRALVGRVLVVFAVLALALSGCGREGSPPAKGPKGSELPQYPVAKNFSLPDSPTWTKAKRRGHLVIGVKEDQPYLGERDPASGQYTGFDIEIAKMMSAALGFPPHTIEFKTIASANRETALQNGQIDLYVGTYTINDKRKKLVGFAGPYYMAGQSLLVRADENDIHGPQDLAGKRVCSAAGSTPYQRIQAEYPKAVLVSYDTYSVCVDNLLTYQVDAVTTDDAILLGYAAKVPDELKVVGKPFSEEPYGIGVPRGDNALRLALDDALAANEKNGNWQKAYEATLGTSGVPAPKPPPINRYPAS
- a CDS encoding amino acid ABC transporter ATP-binding protein, yielding MAGDALIELRGVNKHYGKLHVLRDIDLTVGRGEVVVVIGPSGSGKSTLCRAINRLETVESGAIELDGQPLPEEGRALAQLRAEVGMVFQSFNLFAHKTVLDNLMLAPMKVRKKKKDEAARRARELLDRVGLASQADKYPAQLSGGQQQRVAIARALAMDPKALLFDEPTSALDPEMINEVLEVMRQLARDGMTMVVVTHEMGFARSAANRVVFMDDGRIVEDRTPEDFFTAPRSERAKDFLSKILKH
- a CDS encoding DUF6278 family protein, whose amino-acid sequence is MNMSFLDRWRKRQRAHRSVPLAESVRADPDSVVELLSECELLRAQAATAGVELDDSVGSLEALDQLQPVWRDDPEVLPWLGNDAGLYLGTVLVRTVRGAVWHVWPDGQPVVRLASGREIDVVATGHEWADVGAPELSQVYAEASES
- a CDS encoding SGNH/GDSL hydrolase family protein codes for the protein MRGRRWGTALVLLLTATALPATDAGTATAVAAHRPRLPLPLARLFDNRAVSDNSRPGAADFDGAGHSLSAQDLAAAGWSPGSTPTLDGARLRLPRTAPGTPDNVVADGQQVTVGGRGEALTFLVAGTGGAPSGTGTVRYRDGSHSSYELTAPDWRSGPLATKAVTLPHINGPGGQLPGAARLYAVTVALRAGRELSSVVLPEPAAASGALHVFAVSVRDSGRGRTGSWAASTAGYRAVGPWTDRTLRLVVHSGAGGPRARIRIANTFAAAPVDIGAASIAVRGAGAAADRAPVPLTFAKGHRGVRVPAGAEAFSDPVDFTVPAGTDLVVSIHLPGTVTAAPVHQEAAQLSYLSAAGSGDRTADTTGAAYPETMTFWPFLTGVDVAGGPGSIVALGDSITDGVKSTSGANRRWPDVLARRFQAQHALPRYGVVNQGISANRIVTDRYPGDGVSTDTGGVSAQHRLERDVLAQPSARTVVVFEGINDVRWGTSADEVIAGLRALARRSHERGLRVVVATVAPCEGYPDCSPAVEARRQAVNAFVRDQAGTVFDATLDFDAVLRDPQRPARLLPAYDSGDHLHPGDTGLEALGNAVDLRALVPERD
- a CDS encoding exodeoxyribonuclease III produces the protein MRIATWNVNSITARLPRLLAWLESTGTDVLCIQETKCTAEQFPYDQLRELGYEAAVNADGRWNGVALVSKVGLDDVVMGLPGGPEYDGVQEPRAVSATCGPARVWSVYVPNGREVGHAHYTYKLGWFEALKAAVAEDAAGSRPFAVLGDYNVAPTDEDVWDPAVFEGATHVTPAERAALTALREAGLSDVVPRPLKYDRPYTYWDYRQLAFPKNRGMRIDLVYGNEPFAKAVSDAYVDREERKGKGASDHAPVVVDLDV